From the genome of Tissierellales bacterium:
TAATAACACTTTTAAAGCTTTTGCATAGACTGTTAAAGAGTTAAATAATTTTAGTCTATTAGGAGGTGTTACTTTTGACTGAAAACAAACCTGGTGGATTACTTAATGGCTTACTTGGCGGAATGGGAGGCGACGACTCGTTATTGTTGATCATCTTAATAATTTTCCTCTTCTCTGGCTCAATGTTTGATAAAAGATATTAGTATAAAAACCCCATTAGACCTTAACTAATGGGGTTTTTATACTAATATCTTTCTACATATTTCGTTTTATTTCATACTTCTCTTTTAATTCATTAGTCTTATCTAAATATTTCTCTTGTTGCTTTAGTCCATTAACTAATTGAGAAACTTGACTTTTTGCTTCCTCTAATGATTTTACACCAGCTTCTTTTTTGTCTACGACTTTTATTAAATGGTACCCAAATTGAGTTTTTACTGGTTCACTTAACTTTCCGATTTCCAATTCAAAAGCAACCTTTTCAAACTCTGGAACCATTTTCCCTTTAGTAAACTCTCCTAAATCTCCACCATTAGCTTTTGAAGGACATTGGGAATACTTGCTAGCTGCATCTTCAAAAGATAAACCATTATTTAATTCATCAAGTATTTTATTAGCCTCTTCCTCTTCTTTTACTAATATATGACTAGCCTTAACAGACTTTGGTTTCGTAAACTCTTCTTTATGATTATTATAATACTCAGTTATTTCCCCTTCAGTAACTGAAACATTAGATAAAAGTTTATTAATAGCATATTGTTTCAATACAACGGATTTAACTCTTTCCAATTCCGCAATAAATTCTTCATCTTCATTTAAATTATTTTCAATAGCATCTAAATAAATTACCTCTTGATTTACTAATTCATCTACAATTTGTTTCATTCCTTCTGGTGACTGAAATTGTGCTGCAGTTTGTGGTCCTAATTCATTTAAAAATCTAAATACATCTTGTTGAGTTATTTCTTTTCCTTCAACTGTTGCCAAAACCCTATCTTGACTCATAATAAAATTCTCCTTTATTCATTATTTTCAATTTAAGTGCATATAAAACGTATCACATAGAATTTTCCTTGTCAACAGATCCACCTTAAATAGATAAAATAATAAATAATATGGAGTCTGTAGTAAGCTACCTTCAATGAATTTAGCTTTTATCAATATAGATAACCTTTGTCGATCTTTTTCATAAAATAAAAAAACCCCCTTCCGGGAGCTTTTTATATATGAATTGGTTTATCTATTGCACCAAAAGCAGCTTCTGCCATGATCTCTGAAAGAGTAGGATGAGGGTGTATAGCCTTTGCTATATCATAAACTGTTCCTTCAATTTGCATAGCCACTACAGCCTCGGAAATCATATCCGTAGCATTAGATGCCATAATGTGAGTTCCAAGTATTTCTCCATATTGATTATCAGATATAATTTTTACAAAACCTAATGTCTCACCATCTGCTAATGCCTTTCCATTAGCAATTAACGGAAACTTGCTTACTGTAATATCATGGCCCTTAGACTTTGCTTCTTCTTCTGTCATTCCGACACTGGCTAGCTCAGGAAATGTATAAACTGCTGAAGGAACAATATTATAATTTAAGGTACTTTCTATTCCCATAATATTTTCTGCTGCTACAATCCCCTCAGCAGA
Proteins encoded in this window:
- a CDS encoding peptidylprolyl isomerase, with protein sequence MSQDRVLATVEGKEITQQDVFRFLNELGPQTAAQFQSPEGMKQIVDELVNQEVIYLDAIENNLNEDEEFIAELERVKSVVLKQYAINKLLSNVSVTEGEITEYYNNHKEEFTKPKSVKASHILVKEEEEANKILDELNNGLSFEDAASKYSQCPSKANGGDLGEFTKGKMVPEFEKVAFELEIGKLSEPVKTQFGYHLIKVVDKKEAGVKSLEEAKSQVSQLVNGLKQQEKYLDKTNELKEKYEIKRNM